One Engystomops pustulosus chromosome 7, aEngPut4.maternal, whole genome shotgun sequence DNA window includes the following coding sequences:
- the LOC140068971 gene encoding forkhead box protein A4-like, giving the protein MLNRVKLEMKDPMDWNTMYSENEVYSGLHNMNNGLQPTSFMPSDVSTVTPAMNYMNSTMTGPVNNIQNNLGTLSSLAPNMGGPMPSPASSSAYPLSYCQGETEFQRDPRTYRRNYSHAKPPYSYISLITMAIQQSPNKMMTLNEIYQWIIDLFPYYRQNQQRWQNSIRHSLSFNDCFVKVPRSPEKPGKGSYWTLHPESGNMFENGCYLRRQKRFKCERSRSGSSDLEKKTGKSSDEVALNLKESPTYDESSSSRSPKTMTNSGERDSLLANIPQQNGASPACITPESEQSGSAPQVLYPLTMPSDGYLGMIEDPQLKHDPFTGRHPFSITQLMSSEQAQNYSSKIDTCSTNNHLVHYPNYTADYHNMTTKSAMDMTASTNDGYYANMYSRPILSSL; this is encoded by the exons ATGCTCAATAGAGTCAAACTGGAAATGAAAGACCCAATGGATTGGAATACAATGTACTCAGAGAATGAG GTATACTCTGGATTGCACAACATGAATAATGGCCTTCAACCAACCTCATTTATGCCTAGTGATGTCTCTACAGTAACACCCGCCATGAACTACATGAACAGTACCATGACTGGGCCTGTCAACAACATCCAAAACAACCTTGGTACTCTCAGCTCTTTGGCACCCAATATGGGAGGTCCAATGCCATCTCCAGCATCATCTTCTGCTTACCCACTGAGCTACTGCCAAGGGGAGACTGAATTCCAGAGAGACCCTCGAACCTACAGGAGGAATTACTCTCATGCAAAACCTCCTTACTCATATATCTCACTTATTACAATGGCCATCCAgcaatccccaaataaaatgatGACACTGAATGAGATTTACCAGTGGATCATCGACCTTTTTCCCTATTACAGACAGAATCAGCAACGTTGGCAGAACTCTATCCGTCACTCATTGTCATTCAATGACTGCTTTGTAAAGGTTCCTCGCTCTCCAGAGAAACCAGGAAAAGGTTCTTATTGGACTCTTCACCCAGAATCTGGAAATATGTTTGAAAATGGTTGCTACTTGAGAAGGCAGAAGAGATTCAAATGTGAAAGATCAAGGTCTGGGTCTTCAgacctagaaaaaaaaacaggtaaatCTTCAGATGAAGTGGCCTTGAATTTGAAGGAGTCTCCTACCTATGATGAGAGCTCTTCATCTCGGTCTCCAAAAACTATGACAAACAGTGGAGAGAGAGACTCATTGTTGGCAAACATTCCACAACAAAATGGAGCTTCTCCAGCATGTATTACCCCCGAATCGGAGCAAAGTGGGTCAGCTCCACAGGTCCTGTATCCATTAACTATGCCTAGTGATGGTTACCTTGGAATGATAGAAGATCCCCAGTTAAAGCATGACCCTTTCACTGGTAGACATCCATTTTCTATCACTCAATTGATGTCTTCTGAACAGGCTCAGAACTACTCAAGTAAAATTGATACGTGTTCAACAAATAATCACCTTGTCCACTATCCCAACTATACTGCTGACTATCACAATATGACCACAAAAAGTGCAATGGACATGACAGCATCCACCAATGATGGTTATTATGCAAATATGTACTCCAGGCCTATACTCAGCTCTCTGTAA